The Thermoanaerobaculia bacterium genome has a window encoding:
- the hemW gene encoding radical SAM family heme chaperone HemW, producing the protein MRRALAARRQERSRRVGSPCRRAAFRERGGGRTRSRCTLPRGQSRAPRLPLAAGAPGHRQRRRAVGAPRLAAAPRRVAGGVHCRRGPGLSAGSGPAADTAGLGIYLHVPFCRTKCRYCDFYRVGENRLKIDLFLAALHREIDGWTALHGRRVETIFLGGGTPSLLSGPEIGAVLRHLDGVFAVEAGAEVTAEANPSDLDPPALAALRAAGVNRLSIGVQSFSDRELALVGRRHDAARAEQVVREARQAGFENLSIDLMLAIPGQTEAGFRRSLDKAIALETDHLSLYLLEVHESSEMDFLRRERPRLFPGEEAERRRYLAMHDRLVAAGYEHYEISNFARPGRQGRHNLRYWHLEPWLGLGPAAHSFVDGRRFQHPADLGAWLADPLGTAPLEHDLAQERAMLGLRLDEGIGIDTLRAASGATDAELAARLRRLDRFVVEAGGKVRLTTEGRVVSNPVLTELFF; encoded by the coding sequence ATGCGGCGAGCTCTGGCTGCGCGTCGGCAGGAGCGAAGCCGAAGGGTCGGCTCTCCTTGCCGCCGCGCGGCATTTCGAGAGCGCGGCGGTGGCCGGACTCGATCTCGCTGCACTCTCCCGCGAGGGCAATCTCGCGCACCTCGGCTTCCTCTCGCCGCTGGCGCTCCAGGTCATCGCCAGCGTCGCCGGGCAGTCGGGGCTCCTCGCCTCGCCGCCGCTCCTCGCCGAGTTGCGGGGGGAGTACACTGCCGGCGAGGTCCCGGGCTGAGCGCGGGAAGCGGCCCTGCCGCCGATACCGCCGGCCTGGGGATCTACCTTCACGTTCCCTTCTGCCGCACGAAGTGCCGCTACTGCGACTTCTACCGCGTCGGCGAGAATCGCCTCAAGATCGACCTCTTCCTCGCCGCCCTGCACCGGGAGATCGACGGTTGGACGGCGCTGCACGGACGGAGGGTCGAGACGATCTTCCTCGGTGGCGGCACACCGTCGCTGCTCTCGGGGCCGGAGATCGGGGCCGTCCTGCGGCATCTCGACGGCGTCTTCGCGGTCGAAGCCGGCGCCGAGGTGACGGCCGAAGCGAACCCCTCCGACCTCGACCCGCCGGCGCTCGCGGCGCTGCGCGCCGCCGGAGTCAATCGCCTGTCGATCGGGGTGCAGTCATTCTCGGATCGCGAGCTCGCTCTCGTCGGACGCCGGCACGACGCGGCGCGCGCCGAACAGGTGGTGCGGGAGGCGCGCCAGGCCGGCTTCGAGAACCTGTCGATCGACCTGATGCTGGCGATTCCTGGGCAAACCGAGGCCGGCTTCCGGCGCTCTCTCGACAAGGCGATCGCGCTCGAGACCGATCACCTGAGCCTCTATCTGCTCGAGGTGCACGAGAGCTCGGAGATGGACTTCCTGCGCCGCGAGCGGCCGCGCCTCTTTCCCGGCGAAGAGGCCGAGCGCCGGCGTTATCTGGCGATGCACGACCGCCTGGTCGCCGCCGGCTACGAGCACTACGAGATCTCCAATTTCGCTCGCCCCGGCAGGCAAGGGCGTCACAACCTGCGCTATTGGCACCTCGAGCCGTGGCTCGGCCTGGGGCCCGCGGCCCACTCCTTCGTCGACGGCCGGCGCTTCCAGCATCCGGCCGACCTCGGAGCCTGGCTCGCTGATCCGCTCGGCACCGCCCCCCTGGAGCACGATCTCGCGCAAGAGCGCGCGATGCTCGGTCTGCGCCTCGACGAGGGCATCGGCATCGATACGTTGCGTGCTGCGTCGGGTGCGACCGACGCCGAGCTCGCTGCGCGTCTGCGGCGCCTGGACCGTTTCGTCGTCGAGGCCGGCGGCAAAGTCCGGCTGACCACCGAAGGCCGCGTAGTCTCGAATCCTGTCCTTACCGAGCTTTTTTTCTAG
- a CDS encoding pyridoxal-phosphate dependent enzyme: MPPELEAVRPIEMAEILAARERIAGTVVRTPLVRLEMGPGYPDIRLKLENLQPINAYKLRGATNAVALLSPAERDRGVWTISAGNAGQGVAYSARKAGVPCTVVVIETAPASKIERMRALGATLIPVPYEAAWQALEDRAFPGIEATFVHPFDDHDFIAGHATIGLEILEDAPDTAAVIASVGGGGLLTGVGSAIKELSPRVAIWAAEPETAAPLALSLEKGSPQRFENWKASFVDGAGGQSVFPRMWERMRPVVDGSIVVTLEETRRAMRLLAEKSRVIAEGAGALAVAAALTGKAGPGPIVAIVSGGNIDLAKFCELISPSA; this comes from the coding sequence ATGCCGCCGGAGCTCGAAGCCGTGCGCCCCATCGAGATGGCCGAGATCCTGGCGGCGCGCGAACGCATCGCCGGGACCGTCGTGCGCACGCCGCTGGTCCGGTTGGAGATGGGGCCGGGCTATCCCGACATCCGCCTGAAGCTCGAGAATCTGCAACCGATCAACGCCTACAAGCTGCGCGGCGCCACCAACGCCGTGGCGCTGCTTTCGCCGGCTGAGCGCGACCGCGGCGTCTGGACGATCAGCGCCGGCAATGCCGGCCAGGGAGTCGCCTATTCCGCGCGGAAGGCCGGCGTACCTTGCACGGTGGTGGTGATCGAAACGGCGCCGGCTTCCAAGATAGAACGCATGCGCGCGCTCGGCGCGACGCTCATCCCGGTCCCCTACGAGGCCGCCTGGCAGGCTCTCGAGGATCGCGCCTTTCCCGGCATCGAGGCGACGTTCGTGCATCCGTTCGATGATCACGATTTCATCGCCGGTCACGCCACGATCGGCCTCGAGATCCTCGAGGACGCCCCCGACACCGCGGCGGTCATCGCCAGCGTCGGCGGCGGCGGACTCCTTACAGGGGTCGGGAGCGCGATCAAGGAGCTCTCGCCCCGAGTCGCGATCTGGGCCGCCGAGCCCGAGACCGCCGCCCCGCTGGCGCTCTCTCTGGAGAAGGGCTCGCCGCAGCGCTTCGAGAACTGGAAGGCGTCGTTCGTGGACGGCGCCGGCGGCCAGAGTGTCTTTCCGCGCATGTGGGAGCGGATGCGGCCGGTGGTCGACGGCTCGATCGTCGTGACGCTCGAGGAGACGCGCCGCGCCATGCGTCTCCTGGCCGAGAAGTCCCGGGTCATCGCCGAAGGAGCGGGCGCGCTCGCCGTCGCGGCCGCTCTGACCGGCAAGGCCGGTCCGGGCCCGATCGTCGCCATCGTCTCCGGCGGCAATATCGACCTCGCGAAGTTCTGCGAGCTCATCTCGCCCTCGGCGTAG
- a CDS encoding DUF2059 domain-containing protein, which yields MTPFLEASSSGSPIAGAEGTPPAPAPSQAPGQLLARPSAAELKVRELLRLTGSVNVGFQMVDKILETFKRAMPQVPAEVWNGFREECDPRELEAAIVPLYLASFTAEELDLMLAFYRSPVGEKLLRKQPEIFRASSEAGRQWAAEVTYRLRDRLTEKGYPPPGAPAAGAPAPGTPAGPVTPPAPGAPPR from the coding sequence ATGACCCCTTTCCTGGAAGCTTCTTCTTCCGGCTCGCCGATCGCGGGAGCCGAAGGGACTCCACCCGCGCCTGCGCCCTCGCAGGCACCGGGGCAGCTCTTGGCGCGGCCATCGGCGGCGGAGCTCAAGGTGCGGGAGCTCTTGCGGCTCACCGGCTCGGTCAACGTCGGCTTTCAGATGGTGGACAAGATCCTCGAGACCTTCAAGCGGGCGATGCCGCAGGTGCCGGCGGAGGTCTGGAACGGGTTTCGCGAGGAGTGCGATCCACGCGAGCTCGAGGCTGCGATCGTGCCGCTCTATCTGGCGAGCTTCACCGCCGAAGAGCTCGACCTGATGCTCGCCTTCTACCGCTCGCCGGTCGGCGAGAAGCTGCTGCGCAAACAGCCCGAGATCTTTCGCGCCAGCAGCGAAGCGGGCCGGCAGTGGGCGGCGGAGGTCACCTATCGCCTGCGCGACCGGCTGACCGAGAAGGGCTATCCACCGCCTGGAGCTCCTGCAGCAGGAGCTCCAGCGCCTGGAACTCCGGCGGGGCCCGTGACTCCACCTGCGCCGGGCGCACCGCCCCGGTAG
- a CDS encoding Rid family detoxifying hydrolase: MSDSKIQRYHTDAAPAAIGPYSQAVSVAGFLYTSGQTGIDPATGALASGGFEAQAEQVFSNLRHVLESAGTGFSGVVKATVYLADMADFPALNKIYARVFGDHRPARSTVQAAALPMQGRVEIDLIARLPG, encoded by the coding sequence ATGAGCGATTCGAAGATCCAGCGCTACCACACCGACGCCGCCCCGGCCGCGATCGGCCCCTACAGCCAGGCGGTCTCCGTCGCAGGCTTCCTCTACACCTCGGGCCAGACCGGCATCGATCCGGCGACCGGCGCCCTCGCCTCGGGCGGGTTCGAGGCTCAGGCGGAGCAGGTCTTCTCGAACCTCCGCCATGTGCTGGAGAGTGCCGGGACAGGCTTCTCCGGGGTGGTCAAGGCGACCGTCTATCTCGCCGACATGGCCGACTTCCCGGCGCTGAACAAGATCTACGCCCGGGTCTTCGGTGATCACCGGCCGGCGCGCTCGACGGTACAGGCGGCCGCTCTGCCGATGCAGGGACGGGTCGAGATCGACCTCATCGCCCGCCTCCCCGGCTGA
- the hpt gene encoding hypoxanthine phosphoribosyltransferase: MESQKHSHKIRVLLDEQTIATRVHELARQIDADFEGSQDLVAIGVLKGSVFFFTDLVKRLQTPLRIDFFQTTSYGTGTTAGEVRIKRDIDLSIRGKDVILVEDIIDTGWTLRTILDLFRFRGARSVKLCALLDKHESREVEVPIDYSGFRIGKEFVVGYGLDFNERYRNLPYIGVVEMAEK; the protein is encoded by the coding sequence ATGGAGAGCCAGAAGCATAGCCACAAGATCCGGGTGCTTCTCGACGAGCAGACCATCGCCACCCGGGTGCACGAGTTGGCGCGCCAGATCGACGCCGACTTCGAGGGTAGCCAGGACCTGGTGGCGATCGGCGTCCTCAAGGGGTCGGTCTTCTTCTTCACCGACCTCGTGAAGCGCCTGCAGACACCGCTGCGGATCGACTTCTTTCAGACCACGAGCTACGGCACCGGAACGACCGCCGGCGAGGTCCGCATCAAGCGCGACATCGACCTGTCGATCCGGGGCAAGGACGTCATCCTGGTCGAAGACATCATCGACACCGGCTGGACGCTGCGCACGATCCTCGACCTCTTCCGGTTCCGCGGCGCGCGCAGCGTCAAGCTCTGCGCCCTGCTCGACAAACACGAGTCGCGGGAGGTCGAGGTGCCGATCGACTACTCCGGATTCCGCATCGGAAAAGAGTTCGTGGTCGGCTACGGCCTCGACTTCAATGAGCGCTACCGCAATCTGCCCTATATCGGGGTGGTGGAGATGGCCGAGAAATGA